The nucleotide window GGGTAATCTCCTTTAGCTTTGTCTGGCTACACTGCAGCATGTTACTGCACTGACTTACCTCAGTGGACAAGcactgtaatacacacacacgcacacacacataggggtTAGAGTTTGAGAATACCAAAAATTACCTGACTGGTgtgcctccttccttccccctcaCCTGCGTCTCTCTCTGGACGGTGTGCAGGTTCTCGTGGcttccatcctccccctccttggtGAGTGTAACCTGGGTGTGGAGCACCTCCAGCCTGGTCCACAGCTGCTCCAGGCCCATTTGGAGCCCTCCCAGGCTGGCCTCATACTGGCTCTGCTCCTGGAGGAGGCTGTGCAGTCTGCTagccctggaggggggggggggggcaggggagagaagATCCGGTGTGATGGAAGCCTGTCTGTTGGTTCCAGCATCAGCAGAGGTTGGTAGTCTTGTCTGGACACAGGGAAGCCCTCACCTCTGCTGCAGGTAGGTGTGGAGGTGTCTGAGGCTGTCCAGCAGAGCAGAGTGTCCTCCTCCATGGTGTGACGCCCCCTCAGAAGCCTCCACAGAGCCGGTCTGGACATACACTGGCTCCAGGGCCTGAGACACTgtctagggagggagggagaaacagacaTGAGAATTTGCTTGTTTAACCTGAGGCTAACATACCTGTACGGGGTGTGATTTGATGATTATCTGAACAATTGTCATCAAACACTCAGAGAGgctcagcagacagacaggaaggcagacagaaagCTAGCCAGCCAGACATGAACACACCTCCAGTCTGCAGAGCAGGGCCTGTATGTGGGGCATGGTGGGTTCCAGCAGAGGCTCCTGAAGCAGACAGAGGACCAGGCTGTCAGCCAAGACTCCGGCCAGAGACAGGAGGCCCTCTGGGGACCTGGGGTTCAGGGATGCAGAACACTGCCCTTTGGTGGTCTTTGCTGCAACAACTCCTctgtgccccagccccaggcaggTCCTCAGGACCAGGGCACAgctccccagccccaaccccagcagcagcagcctccagcccagctgggagaggcagagagaggggtgaaatGGCGCCTCCTGCTGGCACACTGACCACAGGACTCCAGCCAGAGCCACGCAGAGCCAGCCTCGGCATAGGGGgccaaccctgagggagagagggagaaaatggggagaggagtggaagaggatgggtggggagaggagtggaagaggATGGGTGGGGATTTTTTTAAGAGTTAAAATTATGTGACTGAAGACTGAATCAGCGAGACAATAAATTGGACAGAAAATAAAATACTGTAGTTTGACTGTGCTTTCCTTAAGCATCAGTCTGGTTGCAACTAGTCCTGCTCATATCAAACTACTACACTGGTCAGGTTTTCCAGACAGATGAGCTAGATAGACCATTGGATGAGAAAGGGGCAGATGTGATcaggatcagaatcagaaagggatttattcgccatgaaagtttgcacagacaaggaatttgctttggcaggaaggtacatacaataaacatataggaatcttaaatttaaatatgtggtctaactatactgaaggtacataaactagcaatactacgTGGgataacatttaaataaaatatacaataaaataaacagacagacatgtctTTTCCAGAGTTGAATCGAGCACATCACCATGACAGCCCACCTCTGTCATACAGACCATCAGCCCAACTACCCTCACGTGAACCTAGAGTAGCTCATCGCTCTGAAGCTAGCATATCATTCTGAAACAATAAAAAAGCAGATGATGGACACTACTATAAAACCTTGtttacaaatacataaacatttcACTGATCCTGTCAGACAATTCACCGTCACCACGACGATGCAAGTTCCTACCTCTgctgcttcctcctctcctcctgctcctcccccgtTCCTTCCATCCAAACATGGGGCCCATCCTCGGATTCTACCCCagcgccccctcctcccctcccctcctcctcccctccccccctgaccccctgacCTTTGGAGGACAACACAGTGGTCAGCTGAGGCAtctagcacacatacacactcacacacacacatacacacaccagtcctCACACTGCGTTTCCCACAATGGGGTGGTGCAGGAGCAGGCTTTAACGTAAGATAAGGCTGTCCTACTGGTTTGGCCAGACGATTAATTCACATGATGCTGTTCTTCTGTTCCTGCATTCCAACCATGATGCAAACAATTGGTTAAACACACCACACCATTCAGCCCAGGCCTGCCCAGCCCCACCCAGACATGAAGGTGTGTTGTTAACACAAGCAGAGGTACCTGTATTCCCTCCCAtcaacatagacacacacacttaagtaTACACACCTCACCGTATCATGCTCAGTTATCAATCACTTTACCTCAAACTAGTATAAACCAGTATGTTGAAGGAACTGCAAAGCTGCTAGCACATgcaaacacttacacacacatacttctccacccaccccacacacacacgtagtctTGGATCACTATGGGGATGTGGTCTAGGGCCCCACTAAACAGCCTGTCAGAGAGAGTCAAGAAGTGATGGGCTCCAAGAAACATTCACTTCCTGTTGAATCATTCATGTGAGGGTCTTCTTGGCACTCGCTCAGACCACACTTCCTTTTATTTCTGCAATGAGACCAGTGTTGATGAATAACCAGAAATACTTGCAACATCTCTTCTCTTTTtgacctcacctcctctcctccctttcccttttAAGAGCCTGTAAAACATGTTAAATGGCCCTTCAGACAGCCTTCTCATCACCTAGGACGTATACCAGCTGCAAGCCAGAAGATACACGGTAACTTTCTACTGTCAAAGGGTTTCCGCAGTTCCACAGCCTTTTCTGTGATGTCATTAACAACCTCTCCTATCATACCCTCAACAATGTGTCCTTTGATGTCATCCCCATGCTGGCCAGTCAGTTTTTAAGGAGAATGGGAGACAGTTGGCACATGACGATGAAGGTATCCAATTCTATCCTGGTTTCATGTTCCAGCCCTTATTTCGATCGTGCGTGTTTGCTTTACCTGTGACGAATCTTCTATAAAAACACATCAACGGGTTAAAACTATGGATCTGAGTCAATACTGATCTCCCCTAATGACCAGGATATTCAGCTAATTGCTTTTCATTAAACCATTTCACTGCATctgcatttagtagacgctcgacttacagtaagtacagggacattccctccgaggcaagtagggtgaagtgccttgcccaaggacacatttgACAGAGCCGGGAAttaaaccagcgaccttctgatcacaagcccgattccctaaccgctcatccaTCTGAGTCTCTACTTATTGTACAGCATCTCTCTATGACAATCACTCTCCAGTCTCTCatctcttttcttctttctttctgtgatctttgtgtgcatgtgtatatgtctctgtgtgtactgtaggctAGTTATTATGACATTGAGAGGACATGAATCAATGTAATTGATTAACCAACCCCTGGAGGTCGCTCTTCTCCAGATCTTCACGGGGCTTCCGCTGTCGGTGTTTCCATGACTCCAACAGGAAAGAAGAGTTCAGTTCCCTATTCGGTCAGATGCTGAGGACGACAGTGTAAACCAGGTTATCTGGGGACATTGTGATTTAAGCTAAATGAAAAGACGGAAACAGACAGTTTAGGGAtagcatagttttttattttttattttgggcCTATGCCTACGTCCAATATATCGGTTGACCTATGTAGGCTTACAAAAGGCCCAGTTCAGAACTGTGTAtagatgtttttattttattttttaattattattaggCAGTGTTATTGCATTAAAGCAGCCTGCAAAGTCAGGCAAGGATTTGGTTTGATTGGTATCTATGGATGACAGAAAATTCGTTTAGATCAGCTGAGCGTCAAGTGAGGTCGTGACATCTTTAAATAGTTGGGCGAGGCACGAGATCTTCAGATTGCCTCTCACTGGCAATCGATCATAAATCATATTTTGCCGACACATTTCCCCGTCAAGTTGGCGCCCGTGTTAAAAGCTGTATGCCTGCTTCCTGTCAGGGCTTGATTGCGTTCGTGATACAGCATTACCTCACGACTCTATATGTCCCACAATGCACCGCGAGCAAGCGATCCCGCTGTCTGTGGTGCTGAAGCTGCGCGTGCCTGGAGCTGGTGAACCACACAGTCGGAACATCCTTGCGCGCAAAGGTCTGAGCGACGAAATAGTCTTCTAAATAGGAATCAAAGCCAAGCGTTTATTAGCCAATTATTGGTTTTATATAGTGTTAAGTTTTTTCTAGAGACAAACATTGATCACACATGttgctgttttcttttttaatcGAATAAGCTCTGTCCTGCTAGATTTCTTTTTAGATAACCATCGCGTTGTTCTTTATTGCCGTCTCCGTGCTTTCCTCTTCCGCCTCGCATCCTTTATGCACAGCACGCTACTCGTGACTCCCCCGAGAAAACAGACCTTCGCGTCGGAACAGCATGGCTCTCTCCATCCGCGCCAACTGAGAGAGATGGAAGCCAAGCAACACTCAATAAAGAGCCTTAAGAGCTATCCTGAGGCCGGGGGTCGGAGCCTGGCTGCGGCTGCCGGGGGAGACGTTGGCGGCGGAGGAGGCAGTGGAAGTGGAGGTTACCGTACCGGCTCGGCCGAAATGGAGATGGAGACGAAGATCCAAAAAGCTATCGAATTCAAGGTTGAGGGTCATAGATGCTACAAAGAAAAGAAATTTCGCGAAGCTATCGGGAAATACCACAGAGCTTTGCTTCACTTAAAGGGGGTGCATGTCATCGACGGAACCACGGGCTCCGAAGTCAACCTGCTAAACCAAGCCACCGCCAAATTgacggaggagcagaggagagccgTGGAGATAACCGAGATCGAGTGTTACGACAGCTTGACAGGTGAGAGGAGAcgtttgtgtgggggggttgtgaAGTCGCCGTTTCACACACGCAGCTTATCAGCCGACCGCCAATCCAAGGTTTTTGAACCTGGAAAGCTCGTTCTGACTCAAAGCTGTTTCTTGCTGTTGTTCGTACCGGTTCATTGGGTTCGCTTGACTAAGATGGCTTTTCACGTAACTGTCTGATTTCCTCCGGCTGTTAATATCAGAAACTGATGAGACCggcatgtttttttctttctcaaagCAATCAGTGGACAGCATCATGGTGCTGAATAAGTAGCCTATCACGGGTATCATGGCGAATGTGTGTATTCGATGGATTAGGCTGTTTCTCGTGATCCTAAACCTCGTGTTTTACAAGAGCGTAACCTGATATTGACCTAATATGCCAGTCAAGGTGTCAAGATGAAGTCTTTATTTACTGCACGCTGACACGGGTTAAAAATAATTGTTGATCGTGCCAGGCGCTGAATTCCGCCGCCAGGCTTTTCCATCTAGCGTAATGCTTTCTATTTGAACCCCCTCTCTCGGTCTGGCTCCTTGGGATCATTTCCCGTttcattttgtatttctttccgtttttatataaaatatgtcATCCTTAAAcgtttttttattattgtaaCACTAGACACAACATGTTGTCTTTAAGCCTTGATCAGTGGTTATTTTAGCTCAGCCTAtagaaagatgtgtgtgtgtgtgtgtttgtgcgtgtttgtttgtgcgtgtgtgtgaaagagagagagagaaatagagggagggggggggggtcaaagcaataaaaacagTCAGGGGCTCTGGGCACTTCCTGTATCCCTGTCTGCCAACCAGAGGCTAGCtactctctgtttgtctgtctactCAACAGGGACTTCTGACCCAGGCCTTTTCTCTGTGGGGGAAGTTATGTTGATGTCATAAAACCTCACATCCTGTGAGTCACAGATGACATGTAGCCTTACTGTACATACATGGAGGAACAAGTGGGAGtcctgggggtggtggggggggagtggaggagatggaaggagagaggagtaggTGGAGTAGTAAAACAGAAGGCAGAGAGAAGAGGTAcaatagagtgtgtgtgcatcaccATAGCAACAGTGGTGCTTGTTCTGTTATGACTGTCCCCATTCTCCGACCAGCGCTGCGTGAGAGAGGTGACACAAGGTTACAGAAGACAATCCAAGGATCCATGTTTACTCCTGAATGTCACTGATGGAGAGCATTACAGGATGGCTGTATATCACCTAATGGTCAATCTTTGTCTCAAGCAGAATCATCTAAGCCAACAGATGTGGGTCTATAAGAGATTGTAATATGACAAAAATAATCTAATCAATCCAGCAGATGTAAGAGATTGTTCTGCTAGCAGATTCAGATCTGGTGGTCAGTTTGCCAGACGGGAGTGTAAGACAAAGACGGATTGTTGCTTGTGCAGTAATTCTGCTCCAGAACAGGGATGTGTAAGATTAGAAACCTGGATGGTCAATCTCACCAAGGAGAGTGTCTACAGAGAATATCTGTCAGATCAAACAGATGAGACCATTGATATTGTAACCATAACAATTTTGGATAATAAATCATAAACTGTGTCGTGTTTTAGAGAGAAGCAGACAGGAAGATTAGAGGTAGGCCGGTAGCTGTGTCGTGTCTTAGAGAAAGGCAGGAAGATTAGAGGCAGGCCAGTTGTGTCGTGTCTTAGAGAAAGGCAGGAAGGTTAGAGGCAGGCCAGTTGTGTTGTGTCTTAGTGAAAGGCAGGAAGGTTAGAGGCAGGCGGGTAGCTCGCTGTTTTGTCATGTCATCCTTGTCCTCCATGTTGGCCTTacatggctctgacccctgCTAAGGcagactctgctctactctgctctagatgctgtgtgagagagagagagagagtctaacTGGGGACCCATTGTGGaatgaaggagaaagggaggcagaaggagggagagagagaaggtttaGAACGtgcaaaagagaaaaagagagagaaagacacaaagaGAAAGACATAGAGAAGGGGGACAAATATGGAAAGGATCAGAAAAATAGAGGTtcagagggggaggacagagagagaaatagccagagagggagaacgtgaggggggggggtgggcgctAGCATACTACATTGACCATATTTACCATGGCAACCAACATGCACATCTTTTCCTTTTGTTGTAGTAGTTCCTGTTCATTAATCTGTCTCAGACTCTATGTCTGTggcttggtgtgtgtctgtagctgtgttggtgtctgtggcttggtctgtcTCTGTAGCTGTCTTGTTACGTATTTGTGACTAGCTCAGTACCCGGAGTCCTGCTGGACAGAAGGGGGCCCCTGTGGTTTGTATCTGAGGCtgtgctgtgattggtcagctggCCCAGGCTGTGACGCATGCTACAGGGCAACGGAGCGGACAGGAACCCACCagcttcactgtgtgtgtgtgaccttgtggatgtgtgtgtgtgtagatgtactTGTAATATTGTATGTTTATGACAGTCTATGTGTgaatgtacgtgtgtatgtttctgttaatgtgtgtgtgtgtgatattgtgtgtttataatagtgtgtgtgtgactgtccgTGTGTTTCTGAGTATCTGTGAGTGTGATGTGTGTATGATTCTGTTTGTCTCAGCAATCGTAGCACTGCGGGCAGCAGCTGCCCTCGGGCTGTGTTGggtatgggggggaggggctccagggggggaggggctccaggggggggagggctccaggggggagaggggctctgggaggggtgggggtggttgcCGGGGACTGCTCATCCTGCCATTCTTACTGGCTGTGCTGACAtggctgttagtgtgtgtgagtgtttgtgtatgtgtcttatatctatgagtgtttgtgttatgTGTTGTGACACTGACAAGCTTTCCCTCCTGTTATGTGTGCTGTGCAAGTCACAGCACCTTTCTGaagggggctgggagagaggacaggacaggtctGTCTGaagggggctgggagagaggacaggacaggtctGTCTGAAGACATCAGAAGAGACAGGCTGAGATCGTCCTGGAggacgcagagagaggaggaaagatgggggaagagagaagagagaataaGTAATGTAGAAGAGAAGGATGTAGAGGGAGGGAAGATagataaagagaggagagagggaggagtgggaaaagagagagagaaagttgaAGACAGATGGAGGAATACAGCCATGGAGACATTAAGGAAAACTTGGCTGGATGAGAGGAAAGAAGAAATCAATACAAACACAAGCGAGTGATTTTTATGGTATGATGTGAACAAGGCtagcaagagagagaagcagaaagagagacaagcagGAGAGTAAGAGAACCGAGagcgagacaaagagagagagactagcaggagagaaggagaaaagatggagggagagagagagaaagagacagaccctgagacagagacagatatggTTAGATAAATAAGCAGGTGGAGATAAGAAGAGGGCATGGCTAAACCCTAGTGCTGTTACTTGATTCTGAATAGGTTAGTCCAACATCTGAAGAAAAGCCTGAACTCAGCAGCCTTctttaagagagaaaaagatccCAAATGTTACTGGCCGTGTCTACATGGTCAcatgctgtctgcctgccttcctgtccGTTTTtaccttcctgtctctgtctgtctgtctgtctgtctgtctgtctgctgcaaCATGTTAATCAGAGTGGGTCTAATATTCATCCGCTCACCCAGACGCATTCTGTTAccaagtgtgtgagtgtgtgtgcgtgtgtgtgcgtgtgtgtgtgaccaaatACAGCCTGCCGATGACCTGGAAAGTGAGGCACAAGCGAGGACGTCATCATCATACCGTAAAGGCCTAAATCTGGGCCAAACTGTAAAGGCCTACATCTGGGCCATACTGTAAAGGCCTACATCTGGACTAACTATCTAGAAAGAGGAGAGATATTTGACCTGTTTTCAAGGGGAGATAAGTGTTGCATTAAACAGACTGTGTACCGGTCATCTGGAAGATCAAACTATCGTCTGATTGGCTAGTAGTGCCTCTAATGTGTGTTTTGCTCCCTGTGAGTGTGAGTCATGagtatcgggggggggggggggggggtaggggggggagtCAGCAGCAGGAAGTGCTAAGTGATGCGCTTTGTTTTGTAACAGCCAGCGGCTTCGGATCACTGTGCTTGCAGTCGTGATGACCCAGCAGTTTCCACCCACCTGTCATGCCTAAGAAGAAAtcgagtgtttgtgtgtctctgtgtgtctctgtgtgtgtgagagaaagagagtgtttgcgtgagcgtgtgtgtgtgtcagtattccACACCCCATCTATCTGAACTCGTCATTTCAGCAAGGGGCCAGTTCATCGATGAACTTCTGAACTGTGACTTGCAGTTGCAGGCAGTCATTGTAATGAGGTTTTAATGAGCTGTTAGATGTCAACAACATCTGTTCCTCTGAGAACTCTACAGACTACGGGATCCACTCTCCTACAACAGAGTAGAAGCTTTGAGAATGAGGCAGATATTCTGTTCGTCAGGTATCTCCAGATGCACAATGTCACGATACATAAGGTCTCCCTAGCAAAGAGACGAGAAAAGgacaagagggagaggagaacaaaaAAATAaggaaagacaggagaggaggaagggagaggtagaagagagggagaggaaggaggaataggagggagggagggagggagggagggagggagggagggagggagggagggagggagggagggagggaggaataggaggaataggaggaatagaagggagggagggaacagaagGAGACCAGGGCGAATAAATTCCTGTGGGATGGAGAAGAATTTGGGAAAACAGTTTGGAGCTGGGAGCTGCAGGCGTCTAGTGTGCCAGGTCTGCAGATGGCATGGTTGCTGCCGTGGGGGGCATGGTTggcctgtactgtactgtaccacaatgtactcctccacacacaccacaccactccACCACAGCTGAAGGGGGTGGACAGGGTTaaagaggggagtgtgtgtgtgtgtgtgtgagagacagagagacagagagagagagagagagagagagagagagagagagagagagagagagagagagagcgacagagagagagagagagagagactgagagagagactgagagagagagagagagagagacagagagagagagagcgagagagagagagagagagagagagagagagagagagagagagagagacagacagacagacagagagagagagagagagagagagagagagagagagagagagagagagagagagagataatttgGAAGAGAGCGGGGAAGAAGAGGTACAAGTGTTTCCAATGATCGAGAGCGAAGTgcggggggaggaggcagaggaagtaggtgagagagggagggggacagcaggctggggagagggagccTTGTGTCATAACTAAATAACACCTAGTCATCTGGTATTATcatgaggatggagagagggggggttggccggagggggatggaaagagagagacagggaaacaggaaaggagagagagggagagtatgcAGAATATGATGGCATGCCAACTCAACAGTGATGAGGATACAGTGACACGAAGCAGCCTATCACACAGAGCTCCAGTGGACTCTCAGCTCTCTGATCAGGCTAACTGTTTAGACATCTGTCTGGGTTCTCTCCACATTGGTGGGTTTATGTATTTACGGTGTTGTCAGACTACAGTGTTGTCTCTGTGGCCTAGCAACAATGAAATGAGAGATGGTGTCAGTCCTCAGTGTTGCTCCTGTGGCCTCAGCTAGGAGAGCACACACTTATACTTTACTCATCTCCAGAGTAGAGATGATATCgttctttgttttcaaatccAGAAACATATTGGAGCACAGAAGAGATAAGTCTAGgttgaaagaaagacagaatgtTCCGGGCTGTCCTGGCCTAGTAGAATGGAGACACGTTGTTTATGAACCTGGATCGCCCTCTGATTGGCtagtctgactgtctgactgactgactgactgactgactggctgactgactggctgactggctggtctACCtcttgtactgtatgtgtgaccAGCTGTGTTCAGATTGGTGTTCCAGCAGCATCCTTCCCAGACAGAGAACCAGCATTGCCAGCCTGAAACCAGATGAGAGTGTTGATCAGGACAGTCTCACATATCAGCTGGTTTGTTGAACCACTTAGAAGCTCACAGTAGTTTTACTGTTTGACGGCAGAGGAGCGCATCAAAGCTGACTCTGAGAGAACGCTGGCCAAGGTAGTTGGCAGAGCCAtcgctatctctctccctctgtccctctcactctctatctctctccttctgtccctctctctctctctccctctctccctctccatttgtctctccctctttctctctgtctctctctctctctcttgctttcttgccccctctctttctctctgtctcgttctctctgtttctctctctcctcctctctgtcaccacccctttgccccctctctttctcactacccctctctctccctccctcttcccttgtTTCTCCATTTAAGTGCCACCACACCTTGGTGCCTGTCCCGTGTCCCTCAGTGAAGGGCAGTGTGTCTGGTCAGCTGAAGGTCTTTTACAAATACGGCACTTCACTTACATGAAttggacaggaagtggaagaccACCACCTGGTTCCCTGTAGGAAACCAGACGAGATCATCTCTGAGGTCGCTCAACGATGTTTTTGACCCCAGTCACGGACCCGAGAACGCTGAGTTGGTCCGTAATGATGTAATCGCCGATGAAGTCATCGCGCTGTGTCCGTCTCATGTAGGAGACTCAGTAGTCATGGTGACAACTCCTTCTAGCATATTAATATTTAAACAGGGGAGTCATCTCCTGAAGAAGTGATTGTTGTAGGTGAGCAGACTGGTGCCGGGGTGGGCGAGGCAGGCAAGGCAGGCGAGGCAGGCGAGGCAGGgcatgagggggagggagtacTGGGTTACCTCATATCTGTAGAGgaacagaaggagagaaaagcTCAAAGATGACTGGATGCACAGCACACAGCATCTGATTTAGGATAAATCCCCTCtcttatctctatctctctctctctctttatgtgaGTCTCTTATTCCTactccccccctgctctctctccctctctctctctctctctctctctttctctctctctctctctctctctctctctctctctctctctctctctctctctctctctctctctctctctctctctctctctctcctctctccctctctctgtttctcactatctctctctgtttttccctatctctctttctctgtttctccctatctatctctctctctgtttctccataTCTCCATCTGTTTTtccctatctctatctctctgtttctccctatctctctctctctccctgtttttccctatctctctctctctgtttctccctatctcactctctctctgttgttccgtatctctctctctctccctgtttctccctatctcactctctctctgtttctccctatctcactctctctctgtttttccctatctctctctctctgtttctccctatctcactctctctgtttctccctatctcactctctctctgtttctcaatatctctctctctccctgtttttccctatctctctctctctgtttctccctatctcactctctctctgtttctccctatctcactctctctctgtttctccctatctctctctctctccctgtttttccctatctctctctctttgtttctccctatctcactctctctctgtttctccctatctcactctctctctgtttctccctatctctctctctctctctctccctgtttctccctatgtctctctctctctgtttctccctatcTCACTCTATGGGAGGGATCTGACAGATTAAGCTGGCTACTTAATTTTCCTTCACTCCATGGATTGCTGTTGTACCCTGGGTGATCCATGCAAATGTGTTTGGCGTGCCTGCATTTTCTAAGAAAGAtggttggtttgtgtgtgtgttcaggggaaCCCTATGTTGCCA belongs to Hypomesus transpacificus isolate Combined female chromosome 15, fHypTra1, whole genome shotgun sequence and includes:
- the si:ch211-151h10.2 gene encoding uncharacterized protein si:ch211-151h10.2 isoform X1 encodes the protein MPQLTTVLSSKGQGVRGGGEEEGRGGGGAGVESEDGPHVWMEGTGEEQEERRKQQRVGPLCRGWLCVALAGVLWSVCQQEAPFHPSLCLSQLGWRLLLLGLGLGSCALVLRTCLGLGHRGVVAAKTTKGQCSASLNPRSPEGLLSLAGVLADSLVLCLLQEPLLEPTMPHIQALLCRLETVSQALEPVYVQTGSVEASEGASHHGGGHSALLDSLRHLHTYLQQRASRLHSLLQEQSQYEASLGGLQMGLEQLWTRLEVLHTQVTLTKEGEDGSHENLHTVQRETQCLSTEVSQCSNMLQCSQTKLKEITLILQELVWGHTHTGCTLQTSIESVWPELLQQSNMELLDKVQESCWSLEQQTSTFQAHLHGLRDTSCVGPPLSLLSPVSPLSHATPPPPGQPSTTPSGHLPPSLSATPTPIPLSSDGLVRLSLWKRSALQLSSTISCFSTRTRRKSHDREQEVFSKE
- the si:ch211-151h10.2 gene encoding uncharacterized protein si:ch211-151h10.2 isoform X2 codes for the protein MPQLTTVLSSKGQGVRGGGEEEGRGGGGAGVESEDGPHVWMEGTGEEQEERRKQQRVGPLCRGWLCVALAGVLWSVCQQEAPFHPSLCLSQLGWRLLLLGLGLGSCALVLRTCLGLGHRGVVAAKTTKGQCSASLNPRSPEGLLSLAGVLADSLVLCLLQEPLLEPTMPHIQALLCRLETVSQALEPVYVQTGSVEASEGASHHGGGHSALLDSLRHLHTYLQQRASRLHSLLQEQSQYEASLGGLQMGLEQLWTRLEVLHTQVTLTKEGEDGSHENLHTVQRETQCLSTEELVWGHTHTGCTLQTSIESVWPELLQQSNMELLDKVQESCWSLEQQTSTFQAHLHGLRDTSCVGPPLSLLSPVSPLSHATPPPPGQPSTTPSGHLPPSLSATPTPIPLSSDGLVRLSLWKRSALQLSSTISCFSTRTRRKSHDREQEVFSKE
- the ttc9b gene encoding tetratricopeptide repeat protein 9B produces the protein MHSTLLVTPPRKQTFASEQHGSLHPRQLREMEAKQHSIKSLKSYPEAGGRSLAAAAGGDVGGGGGSGSGGYRTGSAEMEMETKIQKAIEFKVEGHRCYKEKKFREAIGKYHRALLHLKGVHVIDGTTGSEVNLLNQATAKLTEEQRRAVEITEIECYDSLTACLLQSELVNYERVKEYCLKVLGHQRDHFKAMYRAGIAFYHLGDYDCALRYLRDAKNREPTDTNVLRYIQLTEMKMIKSSQRDREREEALG